One part of the Solanum dulcamara chromosome 3, daSolDulc1.2, whole genome shotgun sequence genome encodes these proteins:
- the LOC129883732 gene encoding probable indole-3-pyruvate monooxygenase YUCCA10, with amino-acid sequence MVNFSNEEVEVVVVGAGPSGIAVSACLNKFGIKHVVLEKEDCVGYLWKKKTYNRLHLHLSKDFCSLPFMPHAASAPKYMPKNEFIQYLDEYVEKFNIKPKFHTCVEIALFNNEDKKWNVKSRNVASGEMELYACDFLILATGENNEGHIPKVLGLENFKGEIIHSSEYKSGEKYEEKKVLVVGSGNSGMEIAFDLSNYGIHTSIVVRSPIHVVTKEMVHIGMLMLKYLPISLVDTMIVKFARYKFGNLAEFGIPQPEEGPFSVKISKGTSPVIDVGAIDKIKLGEIKVLPEISEIKEYTVMFENGEEHLFDAIIFATGYKNVATKWLKDYGSIFVEDGRLINEFPNHWKGDNGLYCAGFSKRGIAGISMDAIAIVDNIKTVIGDKISKSRDFLSY; translated from the exons ATGGTTAATTTTTCAAACGAAGAAGTTGAAGTTGTTGTGGTTGGTGCAGGTCCATCGGGTATAGCTGTTTCAGCTTGCTTGAACAAATTTGGCATCAAACATGTTGTATTAGAAAAAGAAGATTGTGTTGGCTATTTGTGGAAGAAAAAGACTTATAATAGACTTCACTTGCATCTATCTAAAGATTTTTGCTCATTGCCTTTTATGCCACATGCAGCTTCAGCACCAAAGTATATGCCTAAAAATGAATTTATTCAATATTTAGATGAGTATGTTGAGAAATTCAACATCAAACCAAAATTCCATACTTGTGTTGAAATTGCCCTTTTCAACAATGAGGATAAGAAATGGAATGTGAAATCAAGAAATGTGGCTAGTGGAGAAATGGAACTATATGCATGTGATTTCTTGATTTTGGCGACTGGCGAAAACAATGAAGGCCATATTCCAAAAGTGTTGGGCCTTGAAAATTTCAAAGGTGAAATAATCCATTCAAGTGAATATAAATCAGGAGAAAagtatgaagaaaaaaaagttttagtTGTTGGATCTGGCAACTCTGGCATGGAAATTGCTTTTGATCTTTCAAATTATGGAATTCACACATCAATTGTTGTTAGAAGCCCA ATTCATGTTGTAACAAAGGAGATGGTGCATATTGGAATGTTGATGCTAAAATATCTACCAATATCTTTGGTTGATACTATGATTGTAAAGTTTGCTAGGTATAAGTTTGGAAATTTGGCTGAATTTGGAATACCACAACCAGAAGAAGGCCCTTTTTCTGTTAAGATCTCAAAAGGTACTTCCCCAGTAATTGACGTTGGTGCCATTGACAAGATCAAGCTTGGAGAGATTAAG GTACTTCCTGAAATATCAGAAATAAAAGAGTATACAGTAATGTTTGAGAATGGAGAAGAACATCTATTTGATGCAATCATTTTTGCTACCGGATACAAGAATGTTGCTACAAAATGGCTAAAG GATTATGGCTCTATATTTGTTGAAGATGGAAGGTTGATAAATGAATTTCCAAATCATTGGAAAGGAGATAATGGGCTTTACTGTGCTGGATTTTCAAAAAGAGGAATTGCTGGTATATCAATGGATGCTATAGCTATTGTCGACAATATCAAGACTGTCATAGGAGACAAAATCTCAAAATCTAGAGATTTTCTttcttattaa